The following coding sequences lie in one Chanos chanos chromosome 4, fChaCha1.1, whole genome shotgun sequence genomic window:
- the pcyt2 gene encoding ethanolamine-phosphate cytidylyltransferase isoform X2, translating into MIKNGHHTSSESGAEPGSTVGACSPEKRKRVVRVWCDGCYDMVHYGHSNQLRQAKAMGDYLVVGVHTDEEIAKHKGPPVFTQAERYKMVRAIKWVDEIVEGAPYVTTLETLDKYNCDFCVHGDDITLTVDGKDTYDEVKRMGRYRECKRTQGVSTTDLVGRMLLMTKAHHSNIDNSDYQQHTDNFGKGPKGHSPWTGVSQFLQTSQKIIQFASGKEPQPGDTIIYVAGAFDLFHIGHVDFLETVYKQAERPYVIVGLHFDQEVNRYKGKNYPIMNVHERTLSVLACRYVSEVVIGAPYAVGKDLLDHFKEPKRRGIFRTLDSGNGLTTDDIVQRIIENRLQFEARNQKKEAKEMAVFEAMKRREEGGKSEDCAQAAAL; encoded by the exons atgataaaGAACGGTCATCATACATCAAGCGAGAGCGGGGCAGAACCCGGCAGCACTGTGGGAGCATGTAGTCCTGAGAAAAGGAAGCGCGTTGTCCGGGTTTGGTGCGATGGATG CTATGACATGGTACATTATGGTCACTCCAACCAGCTGAGGCAGGCCAAAGCAATGGGAGATTACCTTGTTGTGGGAGTACACACAGATG AGGAGATTGCCAAACACAAAGGACCCCCTGTGTTCACGCAGGCTGAGAGATATAAGATGGTGCGGGCCATTAAGTGGGTGGATGAGATAGTGGAGGGGGCCCCTTACGTGACCACGTTGGAGACACTAGATAAATACAACTGTGACTTCTGTGTGCACGGAG ATGACATCACACTAACAGTGGATGGGAAGGACACGTACGATGAAGTTAAGAGGATGGGCAGATATAG AGAGTGCAAACGTACCCAGGGTGTGTCGACGACAGACCTGGTGGGCCGCATGCTTTTGATGACCAAAGCACATCACAGCAACATT GACAACTCAGATTACCAGCAGCACACAGACAACTTTGGAAAG GGGCCTAAAGGTCACAGTCCTTGGACAGGAGTGTCCCAGTTCCTCCAGACGTCTCAGAAGATCATCCAGTTTGCCTCTGGTAAAGAGCCTCAACCAGGAGACACCATCATCTATGTGGCCGGAGCCTTTGACCTCTTCC ACATTGGTCACGTGGACTTTCTAGAGACAGTGtacaaacaggcagagagacctTACGTCATAGTTGGGCTGCACTTTGATCAG GAAGTGAATCGCTACAAAGGGAAGAACTACCCTATAATGAACGTCCATGAGAGAACTCTGAGTGTGCTGGCCTGCAGG TATGTGTCTGAGGTGGTGATTGGGGCTCCCTACGCAGTGGGAAAAGATTTGCTGGATCATTTTAAG GAGCCTAAGAGGAGAGGGATATTCCGTACACTAGACAGTGGAAATGGCCTAACCACCGATGACATTGTGCAGAGAATAATTGAGAACAG gttACAGTTTGAGGCCAGGAACCAGAAGAAGGAGGCTAAGGAGATGGCAGTATTTGAGGCTATGAAGCgcagagaagagggaggaaagagTGAAGACTGCGCTCAAGCAGCTgcattgtaa
- the pcyt2 gene encoding ethanolamine-phosphate cytidylyltransferase isoform X1, whose amino-acid sequence MIKNGHHTSSESGAEPGSTVGACSPEKRKRVVRVWCDGCYDMVHYGHSNQLRQAKAMGDYLVVGVHTDEEIAKHKGPPVFTQAERYKMVRAIKWVDEIVEGAPYVTTLETLDKYNCDFCVHGDDITLTVDGKDTYDEVKRMGRYRECKRTQGVSTTDLVGRMLLMTKAHHSNIDNSDYQQHTDNFGKGPKGHSPWTGVSQFLQTSQKIIQFASGKEPQPGDTIIYVAGAFDLFHIGHVDFLETVYKQAERPYVIVGLHFDQEVNRYKGKNYPIMNVHERTLSVLACRYVSEVVIGAPYAVGKDLLDHFKVDLVCHGKTEVFPDKDGADPYAEPKRRGIFRTLDSGNGLTTDDIVQRIIENRLQFEARNQKKEAKEMAVFEAMKRREEGGKSEDCAQAAAL is encoded by the exons atgataaaGAACGGTCATCATACATCAAGCGAGAGCGGGGCAGAACCCGGCAGCACTGTGGGAGCATGTAGTCCTGAGAAAAGGAAGCGCGTTGTCCGGGTTTGGTGCGATGGATG CTATGACATGGTACATTATGGTCACTCCAACCAGCTGAGGCAGGCCAAAGCAATGGGAGATTACCTTGTTGTGGGAGTACACACAGATG AGGAGATTGCCAAACACAAAGGACCCCCTGTGTTCACGCAGGCTGAGAGATATAAGATGGTGCGGGCCATTAAGTGGGTGGATGAGATAGTGGAGGGGGCCCCTTACGTGACCACGTTGGAGACACTAGATAAATACAACTGTGACTTCTGTGTGCACGGAG ATGACATCACACTAACAGTGGATGGGAAGGACACGTACGATGAAGTTAAGAGGATGGGCAGATATAG AGAGTGCAAACGTACCCAGGGTGTGTCGACGACAGACCTGGTGGGCCGCATGCTTTTGATGACCAAAGCACATCACAGCAACATT GACAACTCAGATTACCAGCAGCACACAGACAACTTTGGAAAG GGGCCTAAAGGTCACAGTCCTTGGACAGGAGTGTCCCAGTTCCTCCAGACGTCTCAGAAGATCATCCAGTTTGCCTCTGGTAAAGAGCCTCAACCAGGAGACACCATCATCTATGTGGCCGGAGCCTTTGACCTCTTCC ACATTGGTCACGTGGACTTTCTAGAGACAGTGtacaaacaggcagagagacctTACGTCATAGTTGGGCTGCACTTTGATCAG GAAGTGAATCGCTACAAAGGGAAGAACTACCCTATAATGAACGTCCATGAGAGAACTCTGAGTGTGCTGGCCTGCAGG TATGTGTCTGAGGTGGTGATTGGGGCTCCCTACGCAGTGGGAAAAGATTTGCTGGATCATTTTAAG GTGGATCTGGTGTGTCATGGGAAGACAGAAGTGTTTCCTGATAAGGATGGTGCAGACCCATATGCC GAGCCTAAGAGGAGAGGGATATTCCGTACACTAGACAGTGGAAATGGCCTAACCACCGATGACATTGTGCAGAGAATAATTGAGAACAG gttACAGTTTGAGGCCAGGAACCAGAAGAAGGAGGCTAAGGAGATGGCAGTATTTGAGGCTATGAAGCgcagagaagagggaggaaagagTGAAGACTGCGCTCAAGCAGCTgcattgtaa
- the pcyt2 gene encoding ethanolamine-phosphate cytidylyltransferase isoform X3 — MIKNGHHTSSESGAEPGSTVGACSPEKRKRVVRVWCDGCYDMVHYGHSNQLRQAKAMGDYLVVGVHTDDDITLTVDGKDTYDEVKRMGRYRECKRTQGVSTTDLVGRMLLMTKAHHSNIDNSDYQQHTDNFGKGPKGHSPWTGVSQFLQTSQKIIQFASGKEPQPGDTIIYVAGAFDLFHIGHVDFLETVYKQAERPYVIVGLHFDQEVNRYKGKNYPIMNVHERTLSVLACRYVSEVVIGAPYAVGKDLLDHFKVDLVCHGKTEVFPDKDGADPYAEPKRRGIFRTLDSGNGLTTDDIVQRIIENRLQFEARNQKKEAKEMAVFEAMKRREEGGKSEDCAQAAAL; from the exons atgataaaGAACGGTCATCATACATCAAGCGAGAGCGGGGCAGAACCCGGCAGCACTGTGGGAGCATGTAGTCCTGAGAAAAGGAAGCGCGTTGTCCGGGTTTGGTGCGATGGATG CTATGACATGGTACATTATGGTCACTCCAACCAGCTGAGGCAGGCCAAAGCAATGGGAGATTACCTTGTTGTGGGAGTACACACAGATG ATGACATCACACTAACAGTGGATGGGAAGGACACGTACGATGAAGTTAAGAGGATGGGCAGATATAG AGAGTGCAAACGTACCCAGGGTGTGTCGACGACAGACCTGGTGGGCCGCATGCTTTTGATGACCAAAGCACATCACAGCAACATT GACAACTCAGATTACCAGCAGCACACAGACAACTTTGGAAAG GGGCCTAAAGGTCACAGTCCTTGGACAGGAGTGTCCCAGTTCCTCCAGACGTCTCAGAAGATCATCCAGTTTGCCTCTGGTAAAGAGCCTCAACCAGGAGACACCATCATCTATGTGGCCGGAGCCTTTGACCTCTTCC ACATTGGTCACGTGGACTTTCTAGAGACAGTGtacaaacaggcagagagacctTACGTCATAGTTGGGCTGCACTTTGATCAG GAAGTGAATCGCTACAAAGGGAAGAACTACCCTATAATGAACGTCCATGAGAGAACTCTGAGTGTGCTGGCCTGCAGG TATGTGTCTGAGGTGGTGATTGGGGCTCCCTACGCAGTGGGAAAAGATTTGCTGGATCATTTTAAG GTGGATCTGGTGTGTCATGGGAAGACAGAAGTGTTTCCTGATAAGGATGGTGCAGACCCATATGCC GAGCCTAAGAGGAGAGGGATATTCCGTACACTAGACAGTGGAAATGGCCTAACCACCGATGACATTGTGCAGAGAATAATTGAGAACAG gttACAGTTTGAGGCCAGGAACCAGAAGAAGGAGGCTAAGGAGATGGCAGTATTTGAGGCTATGAAGCgcagagaagagggaggaaagagTGAAGACTGCGCTCAAGCAGCTgcattgtaa